In Kwoniella newhampshirensis strain CBS 13917 chromosome 4, whole genome shotgun sequence, one DNA window encodes the following:
- a CDS encoding OPT family small oligopeptide transporter yields the protein MSDYDIVPALGADKRFDPSHDSAEKKDTALDHETDIKGAFEPSTVVEEEAVKENLEMTEEDLLETEKKLSTMTLERTHAIMSQVRIMHEHDQNFPSSALETMGLFLDNPAVYENPSAYASLITEMKLQALLVTENSPYAEVRANVDNTDDPTIPSFTFRVWVIGILFAGIGAFVNELFSVRNPSVYITANVAQLLSYPFGRLLAATMPAKTFRLFGKTHSLNPGPFNQKEHMLITIMATVAYNTPYTNYTVFVQALPVYFNQPYALKFGYQILSGLGSNFVGIGLAGICRRFLVYPSFCVWPTSLVTVALNKAFHTETNEPVAGPFKRMYTWSRERFFLFAFISMFIYWWFPGFIFQALSYFNWITWIAPNNTKLAVITGSINGLGVNPIPTFDFNQLTVQGWVPLVIPTFTILNQFLGMIISFCMIVGWYWKNNYNTAYLPVNSNHIFDNTGSRYNVTLILNDDGEFDNERYQQYSEPYMAAGNLVTYFWFFAIYSCTLSYVFFYHYHDMKLGFKGLWRTMRRGKASTGETDDLAEDIHFKLMKAYPEVPEWWYMIVLAVAAALGMVGIGVYPTHASPATVIFGIIMAIISIIPVGMITAVTGIQVTMNVLAEFIGGSISNGNAVEMNFFKMYGYITTAQAIFFLNDLKLAHYSKISPRHTFVAQMVAIFVSTFVCTGIFNFQMGFKNVCTADASFGFTCPGQNTFFTASVFWGTLGPKRLFGPGRRYNTLLIGFPVGFILPFITRGLQKAFPRQQWLRQFHPVMICAGGLLWSPYNFSNYWPVVPLTMFSWLYIKKRYLAFWSKYNYVLAAAWMTGIALSTIIIFFGLEIPNVSIDWWGNTVSSAGCDGAACTLMEVPDAGYFGPAPGTNSFI from the exons ATGAGTGACTACGACATTGTTCCCGCTCTAGGAGCGGACAAAAGGTTCGACCCATCGCATGACAgtgcggagaagaaggacacGGCTTTAGACCATGAG ACCGATATCAAGGGTGCTTTCGAGCCCAGCACAGttgtggaagaagaggctgTCAAAGA GAACCTTGAAAtgaccgaggaggatctcTTGGAAACGGAGAAAAAGCTCAGCACAATGACTCTCGAGAGGACACATGCT ATCATGTCTCAAGTAAGGATTATGCATGAACACGATCAGAACTTCCCCAGTTCTGCCCTGGAAACAATGGGCCTTTTCCTTGACAACCCGGCGGTATACGAGAATCCAAGCGCCTACGCTTCGCTCATCACGGAGATGAAACTTCAGGCGTTGCTGGTAACCGAAAACTCTCCATACGCCGAGGTCAGAGCCAATGTTGATAATACCGACGATCCCACCATCCCTTCGTTCACATTCCGGGTCTGGGTCATCGGAATCCTCTTCGCCGGTATCGGAGCTTTCGTCAACGAACTTTTCAGTGTCCGTAACCCCTCGGTTTACATCACTGCGAACGTTGCGCAGCTTCTCTCTT ACCCTTTCGGAAGATTGTTGGCTGCCACGATGCCCGCTAAAACGTTCAGGCTCTTCGGCAAAACACACAGCTTGAACCCGGGACCATTCAATCAGAAAGAACACATGCTTATCACCATCATGGCCACTGTGGCTTACAACACTCCTTATACCAACTACACTGTCTTCGTCCAGGCTCTTCCTGTCTACTTCAACCAGCCCTATGCGCTCAAGTTCGGTTACCAAATTCTTAGCGGGTTGGGCAGTAATTTTGTTGGAATCGGATTGGCTGGTATCTGTCGTCGATTCCTGGTATACCCCAGCTTCTGTGTTTGGCCTACCTCGCTCGTCACTGTGGCGTTGAACAAGGCTTTCCACACGGAGACCAACGAGCCTGTAGCAGGTCCTTTCAAGAGGATGTACACGTGGAGTCGAGAAAGGTTCTTCTTGTTCGCTTTCATCTCCATGTTCAT CTACTGGTGGTTCCCTGGATTCATCTTCCAGGCTCTTTCTTACTTCAACTGGATCACCTGGATTGCCCCCAATAACACCAAGCTTGCCGTCATCACTGGTTCAATCAATGGTTTGGGTGTCAACCCCATTCCCACATTTGACTTCAACCAGCTTACCGTTCAAGGCTGGGTTCCTTTGGTCATTCCCACTTTCACCATTCTCAACCAATTCTTGGGAAtgatcatctctttctGCAT GATCGTTGGTTGGTATTGGAAAAACAACTATAACACAGCATATCTACCCGTTAACAGCAACCACATTTTCGACAACACCGGCAGCAGATACAATGTCACGTTGATTctcaatgatgatggcgagtTCGATAACGAGAGGTACCAGCAATATTCAGAGCCGTACATGGCTGCCGGAAATCTGGTCACCTATTTCTggttcttcgccatctATTCTTGCA CTCTGTCATACGTCTTCTTCTACCACTACCACGACATGAAGCTGGGTTTCAAGGGACTCTGGCGTacgatgaggaggggaaAGGCCTCGACAGGAGAAACCGACGATCTGGCCGAAGACATCCACTTCAAGTTGATGAAGGCATACCCCGAGGTCCCGGAATGGTGGTACATGATTGTCCTCGCTGTGGCTGCGGCTCTCGGTATGGTCGGCATTGGGGTCTATCCCACTCATGCTTCCCCGGCCACCGTCATCTTCGGTATCATTATGGCTATTATTTCGATCATTCCCGTTGGTATGATTACGGCCGTTACAGGTATTCAGGTCACTATGAACGTGCTCGCTGAGTTCATAGGTGGTTCCATCTCGAACGGTAACGCAGTCGAGATGAACTTCTTCAAGATGTACGGATATATTACTACCGCCCAGGctatcttcttcctcaatgATCTCAAGCTCGCCCACTACAGCAAGATCTCGCCTCGACACACCTTTGTCGCTCAGATGGTTGCCATTTTTGTCTCCACATTCGTTTGCACTGGTATCTTCAACTTCCAGATGGGTTTCAAGAATGTGTGTACCGCCGATGCTTCATTCGGTTTCACGTGTCCCGGTCAGAACACATTCTTCACTGCTTCCGTCTTCTGGGGTACTCTTGGTCCAAAGAGATTGTTTGGTCCTGGCAGGAGGTACAACACCCTCCTAATTGGATTCCCCGTCGGTTTCATCTTGCCTTTCA TCACGCGCGGATTGCAAAAGGCCTTCCCCCGTCAACAATGGCTTCGACAATTCCACCCTGTCATGATTTGTGCTGGTGGTCTTCTCTGGTCTCCTTATAACTTCAGCAACTACTGGCCCGTCGTCCCCCTCACCATGTTCTCTTGGCTTTACATCAAGAAGCGATACCTCGCTTTCTGGTCCAAGTACAACTACGTCCTTGCTGCTGCTTGGATGACCGGTATTGCTCTTTCGACCATTATCATCTTCTTTGGTCTTGAAATCCCCAACGTCTCCATCGATTGGTGGGGCAATACTGTCTCATCCGCGGGTTGTGATGGCGCCGCTTGTACGCTCATGGAAGTTCCCGATGCTGGATACTTCGGACCTGCACCTGGTACCAATTCGTTCATTTAA